In one Epinephelus moara isolate mb chromosome 6, YSFRI_EMoa_1.0, whole genome shotgun sequence genomic region, the following are encoded:
- the colq gene encoding acetylcholinesterase collagenic tail peptide isoform X2, producing the protein MTLLTLGLYLPLWFCYGLAQSSFLDSFISFPAALRSQEQQRRFSPCCLLSPPPPPLFPPPPSLWRRHAHNEDISHGGGDSESGNGDKGFACIQGPRGPPGPPGPQGPPGLPGIGGPKGEKGEIGRPGQKGRTGPPGLPGKQGPAGWPGPSGPKGEKGDVGLMGLPGARGQIGPRGLPGYKGEKGSRGDRGESGMKGDKGAMGFPGMLGQKGEMGPKGEPGISGNRGPTGRPGKRGKQGMKGDTGSVGPMGPAGPQGTPGHPGPPGSPATGLYMVGTKGARGPPGPPGKCNCGSLSNAPFDDYPSRGNYPKVPAIFVVSNEEELERLHTDNALAFRKDQRSLYFKDIDGWLPIQLTPFQSMENAPDDEGYCGDGIVQISNGEECDDRNRVVTDGCVKCKHAYCGDGYRYEGAEECDGKDFGYQTCNSYLPGSYGHLKCTPHCVIDSTNCKYFT; encoded by the exons ATGACTCTTCTAACACTTGGACTGTATCTGCCACTGTGGTTTTGTTATGGTCTGGCTCAATCCTCTTTTCTGGACAGCTTTATTTCATTCCCAGCGG CTCTCAGATCccaggagcagcagaggagattCAGCccatgctgtttactgagtccGCCTCCACCCCCACTGTTTCCTCCACCCCCTTCACTTTGGCGCCGCCACGCTCAT AATGAGGACATTTCACATGGTGGTGGTGACTCAGAATCGGGCAATGGGGACAAAGGTTTTGCCTGCATCCAAGGCCCCCGCGGGCCTCCTGGTCCCCCTGGACCTCAG GGTCCACCTGGATTACCAGGGATAGGAGGGCCTAAGGGAGAAAAG GGAGAAATCGGAAGACCTGGGCAAAAG GGTCGGACAGGTCCTCCTGGGCTTCCTGGGAAGCAGGGACCAGCTGGGTGGCCTGGACCAAGTGGGCCCAAA GGTGAGAAAGGTGACGTGGGGCTGATGGGTTTGCCCGGAGCCAGAGGACAAATTGGGCCAAGG GGTTTACCTGGGTATAAAGGGGAAAAG GGCTCTCGAGGTGATCGTGGGGAGAGTGGAATGAAAGGCGACAAG GGTGCGATGGGTTTCCCAGGAATGCTTGGACAGAAA GGTGAAATGGGTCCAAAAGGAGAACCTGGGATCTCAGGAAACAGAGGACCCACTGGCCGACCCGGGAAGAGAGGCAAGCAG GGAATGAAAGGAGACACAGGCAGTGTTGGTCCAATGGGACCTGCAGGTCCACAGGGAACTCCAGGCCACCCCGGTCCTCCTGGTTCACCTGCCACAG GACTCTACATGGTTGGAACAAAGGGTGCACGTGGTCCACCTGGGCCTCCTGGAAAGTGTAACTGCGGCTCTCTTAGTAATGCTCCATTTGATGATTATCCTTCCAGAGGAAACTATCCCAAAGTGCCAGCG ATATTCGTCGTGAGCAATGAGGAAGAACTGGAGCGTCTTCACACAGATAACGCTCTCGCATTCCGCAAAGACCAGAGATCTCTCTATTTCAAAGACATTGATGGCTGGCTGCCAATCCAG CTGACGCCGTTCCAGTCCATGGAAAACGCACCTGATGATGAAGGTTACTGTGGTGACGGGATAGTGCAGATTTCCAATGGAGAGGAGTGTGACGACAGGAACAGAGTCGTCACTGATGGCTGTGTCA AGTGTAAACACGCATACTGTGGAGACGGATACCGTTATGAGggggctgaggagtgtgatggAAAGGACTTTGGATACCAGACATGTAATTCATATCTTCCAGG GTCATATGGTCACCTCAAGTGCACACCACACTGTGTTATTGACTCCACAAACTGCAAGTACTTCACTTGA
- the hacl1 gene encoding 2-hydroxyacyl-CoA lyase 1 isoform X1 has translation MDDVTGAQLIAESLKAQKVEYMFGIVGVPIMEVAMAAQAEGIKYVGMRNEQAACYAASAVGYLTGRPGACLVVSGPGLIHALGGMANANINCWPVVVIGGSSDRNQETAGAFQEFPQVEACRLYSKFSARPSSLEAIPSVIEKAVRTSMYGRPGACYVDIAGDMVNAKVDRSTVRVVSCCPAPPVSLAPHSAITEAISVLKAAKRPLVIIGKGAAYGRAETVLREFVEMSGLPFLPTPMGKGVLPDDHPNCVAAARSRALLQADVVLLLGARLNWILHFGLPPRFDPDVKIIQVDLCAEEMGNNVKPAVALLGDINAIVTQLLEGVHKDGWKYPSDTEWWSTLKNKIAANAKISKALALQSTMPMNYYTVFHHISQLLPHDCIIVSEGANTMDIGRTMLNNYLPRHRLDAGTFGTMGVGLGFAIAAAAVERSENKNQRIVCVEGDSAFGFSGMEVETMCRYNLPVVIIVVNNNGIYSGVDPETWKEMAKMGDLTSIAPPVTLLPEARYDEVMTAFGGRGFLVRTVEELRSALQLSLSDWEKPSLLNVFIDPSSDRKQQFGSTWPVSTAQQGYLSPLQHCCLLEGVSSTDDGLS, from the exons ATGGACGACGTGACAGGAGCTCAGCTGATAGCTGAGTCTCTGAAGGCTCAG AAAGTGGAGTATATGTTTGGGATCGTTGGTGTTCCTATCATGGAAGTGGCCATGGCTGCTCAGGCTGAAGGGATCAAATATGTGGGAATGCGTAATGAACAAGCG GCATGCTATGCAGCATCTGCTGTTGGATACCTCACTGGAAG ACCAGGTGCCTGCCTGGTGGTGTCTGGACCTGGACTCATTCATGCTCTGGGTGGAATGGCCAACGCTAACATCAACTGCTG GCCGGTGGTTGTTATTGGAGGCTCCTCGGATCGAAACCAGGAAACAGCAGGAGCCTTTCAGGAGTTTCCTCAG GTGGAAGCATGTCGCCTTTATAGCAAGTTCTCTGCAAGGCCCAGCAGTCTGGAAGCCATCCCCTCAGTGATAGAGAAG GCAGTTCGCACAAGCATGTATGGGCGTCCAGGTGCTTGTTACGTGGACATTGCAGGGGACATGGTCAATGCTAAAGTGGACAGGAGCACAGTCAG AGTTGTGTCCTGCTGTCCAGCTCCACCAGTCAGTTTGGCTCCCCACAGTGCAATCACTGAAGCCATCTCTGTCTTGAAAGCAGCTAAAAGACCGTTAGTCATCATCGGCAAAG GAGCAGCCTATGGTCGAGCAGAAACTGTTCTGAGGGAGTTTGTGGAAATGAGCGGTCTGCCATTTCTGCCTACCCCCATGGGGAAAGGGGTCCTACCTGATGATCATCCCAACTGTGTGGCTGCTGCCCGCTCGAG AGCTCTTCTCCAGGCTGACGTTGTGCTTCTGCTTGGAGCCAGGCTGAATTGGATCCTGCATTTTGGTCTGCCACCTAGATTTGACCCCGATGTCAAGATCATCCAG GTTGACCTTTGTGCTGAGGAGATGGGGAACAACGTGAAACCTGCTGTTGCTCTCCTGGGAGACATCAACGCTATTGTCACTCAG CTCCTAGAGGGTGTACATAAAGATGGCTGGAAATATCCCTCTGACACAGAGTGGTGGAGCACACTGAAGAACAAAATCGCTGCTAATGCAAAAATATCTAAG GCACTCGCTCTTCAGTCAACGATGCCCATGAACTACTACACAGTGTTTCACCACATTTCCCAGCTGCTGCCACATGACTGTATCATTGTCAGCGAGGGTGCAAACACTATGGATATAGGACGCACTATGTTGAACAACTACCTACCTCGACACAG GTTGGATGCTGGAACATTTGGAACAATGGGAGTTGGCCTTGGCTTTGCTATAGCTGCAGCCGCTGTGGAGAGGAGCGAGAATAAAAACCAAAGGATAGTGTGTGTGGAAGGAGACAGTGCCTTTGGATTTTCTGGCATGGAGGTTGAaaccatgtgcag gtATAATCTGCCTGTGGTCATCATTGTGGTCAACAATAATGGTATTTACAGCGGAGTGGATCCTGAGACGTGGAAAGAAATGGCAAAAATGGGAGATCTGACCTCTAT AGCCCCTCCTGTGACCCTGCTACCTGAGGCGCGCTATGATGAGGTCATGACAGCATTTGGAGGTCGAGGGTTCCTGGTGAGGACGGTGGAGGAGCTGCGCAGTGCTTTGCAGCTTAGCCTGAGTGACTGGGAGAAACCAAGTCTCCTAAATGTGTTCATTGACCCGTCCTCCGACAGAAAACAGCAG TTTGGTTCAACTTGGCCCGTCAGCACAGCGCAGCAGGGATATCTGTCTCCATTACAACATTGCTGcctgcttgaaggtgtgtcttcaACTGATGacggcttgtcttga
- the hacl1 gene encoding 2-hydroxyacyl-CoA lyase 1 isoform X2, with translation MDDVTGAQLIAESLKAQKVEYMFGIVGVPIMEVAMAAQAEGIKYVGMRNEQAACYAASAVGYLTGRPGACLVVSGPGLIHALGGMANANINCWPVVVIGGSSDRNQETAGAFQEFPQVEACRLYSKFSARPSSLEAIPSVIEKAVRTSMYGRPGACYVDIAGDMVNAKVDRSTVRVVSCCPAPPVSLAPHSAITEAISVLKAAKRPLVIIGKGAAYGRAETVLREFVEMSGLPFLPTPMGKGVLPDDHPNCVAAARSRALLQADVVLLLGARLNWILHFGLPPRFDPDVKIIQVDLCAEEMGNNVKPAVALLGDINAIVTQLLEGVHKDGWKYPSDTEWWSTLKNKIAANAKISKALALQSTMPMNYYTVFHHISQLLPHDCIIVSEGANTMDIGRTMLNNYLPRHRLDAGTFGTMGVGLGFAIAAAAVERSENKNQRIVCVEGDSAFGFSGMEVETMCRYNLPVVIIVVNNNGIYSGVDPETWKEMAKMGDLTSIAPPVTLLPEARYDEVMTAFGGRGFLVRTVEELRSALQLSLSDWEKPSLLNVFIDPSSDRKQQEFPWLTRSNL, from the exons ATGGACGACGTGACAGGAGCTCAGCTGATAGCTGAGTCTCTGAAGGCTCAG AAAGTGGAGTATATGTTTGGGATCGTTGGTGTTCCTATCATGGAAGTGGCCATGGCTGCTCAGGCTGAAGGGATCAAATATGTGGGAATGCGTAATGAACAAGCG GCATGCTATGCAGCATCTGCTGTTGGATACCTCACTGGAAG ACCAGGTGCCTGCCTGGTGGTGTCTGGACCTGGACTCATTCATGCTCTGGGTGGAATGGCCAACGCTAACATCAACTGCTG GCCGGTGGTTGTTATTGGAGGCTCCTCGGATCGAAACCAGGAAACAGCAGGAGCCTTTCAGGAGTTTCCTCAG GTGGAAGCATGTCGCCTTTATAGCAAGTTCTCTGCAAGGCCCAGCAGTCTGGAAGCCATCCCCTCAGTGATAGAGAAG GCAGTTCGCACAAGCATGTATGGGCGTCCAGGTGCTTGTTACGTGGACATTGCAGGGGACATGGTCAATGCTAAAGTGGACAGGAGCACAGTCAG AGTTGTGTCCTGCTGTCCAGCTCCACCAGTCAGTTTGGCTCCCCACAGTGCAATCACTGAAGCCATCTCTGTCTTGAAAGCAGCTAAAAGACCGTTAGTCATCATCGGCAAAG GAGCAGCCTATGGTCGAGCAGAAACTGTTCTGAGGGAGTTTGTGGAAATGAGCGGTCTGCCATTTCTGCCTACCCCCATGGGGAAAGGGGTCCTACCTGATGATCATCCCAACTGTGTGGCTGCTGCCCGCTCGAG AGCTCTTCTCCAGGCTGACGTTGTGCTTCTGCTTGGAGCCAGGCTGAATTGGATCCTGCATTTTGGTCTGCCACCTAGATTTGACCCCGATGTCAAGATCATCCAG GTTGACCTTTGTGCTGAGGAGATGGGGAACAACGTGAAACCTGCTGTTGCTCTCCTGGGAGACATCAACGCTATTGTCACTCAG CTCCTAGAGGGTGTACATAAAGATGGCTGGAAATATCCCTCTGACACAGAGTGGTGGAGCACACTGAAGAACAAAATCGCTGCTAATGCAAAAATATCTAAG GCACTCGCTCTTCAGTCAACGATGCCCATGAACTACTACACAGTGTTTCACCACATTTCCCAGCTGCTGCCACATGACTGTATCATTGTCAGCGAGGGTGCAAACACTATGGATATAGGACGCACTATGTTGAACAACTACCTACCTCGACACAG GTTGGATGCTGGAACATTTGGAACAATGGGAGTTGGCCTTGGCTTTGCTATAGCTGCAGCCGCTGTGGAGAGGAGCGAGAATAAAAACCAAAGGATAGTGTGTGTGGAAGGAGACAGTGCCTTTGGATTTTCTGGCATGGAGGTTGAaaccatgtgcag gtATAATCTGCCTGTGGTCATCATTGTGGTCAACAATAATGGTATTTACAGCGGAGTGGATCCTGAGACGTGGAAAGAAATGGCAAAAATGGGAGATCTGACCTCTAT AGCCCCTCCTGTGACCCTGCTACCTGAGGCGCGCTATGATGAGGTCATGACAGCATTTGGAGGTCGAGGGTTCCTGGTGAGGACGGTGGAGGAGCTGCGCAGTGCTTTGCAGCTTAGCCTGAGTGACTGGGAGAAACCAAGTCTCCTAAATGTGTTCATTGACCCGTCCTCCGACAGAAAACAGCAG GAGTTTCCTTGGCTCACACGCTCCAACTTATAG
- the colq gene encoding acetylcholinesterase collagenic tail peptide isoform X1, with the protein MTLLTLGLYLPLWFCYGLAQSSFLDSFISFPAALRSQEQQRRFSPCCLLSPPPPPLFPPPPSLWRRHAHNEDISHGGGDSESGNGDKGFACIQGPRGPPGPPGPQGPPGLPGIGGPKGEKGEIGRPGQKGRTGPPGLPGKQGPAGWPGPSGPKGEKGDVGLMGLPGARGQIGPRGLPGYKGEKGSRGDRGESGMKGDKGAMGFPGMLGQKGEMGPKGEPGISGNRGPTGRPGKRGKQGMKGDTGSVGPMGPAGPQGTPGHPGPPGSPATGLYMVGTKGARGPPGPPGKCNCGSLSNAPFDDYPSRGNYPKVPAIFVVSNEEELERLHTDNALAFRKDQRSLYFKDIDGWLPIQTFPFQLTPFQSMENAPDDEGYCGDGIVQISNGEECDDRNRVVTDGCVKCKHAYCGDGYRYEGAEECDGKDFGYQTCNSYLPGSYGHLKCTPHCVIDSTNCKYFT; encoded by the exons ATGACTCTTCTAACACTTGGACTGTATCTGCCACTGTGGTTTTGTTATGGTCTGGCTCAATCCTCTTTTCTGGACAGCTTTATTTCATTCCCAGCGG CTCTCAGATCccaggagcagcagaggagattCAGCccatgctgtttactgagtccGCCTCCACCCCCACTGTTTCCTCCACCCCCTTCACTTTGGCGCCGCCACGCTCAT AATGAGGACATTTCACATGGTGGTGGTGACTCAGAATCGGGCAATGGGGACAAAGGTTTTGCCTGCATCCAAGGCCCCCGCGGGCCTCCTGGTCCCCCTGGACCTCAG GGTCCACCTGGATTACCAGGGATAGGAGGGCCTAAGGGAGAAAAG GGAGAAATCGGAAGACCTGGGCAAAAG GGTCGGACAGGTCCTCCTGGGCTTCCTGGGAAGCAGGGACCAGCTGGGTGGCCTGGACCAAGTGGGCCCAAA GGTGAGAAAGGTGACGTGGGGCTGATGGGTTTGCCCGGAGCCAGAGGACAAATTGGGCCAAGG GGTTTACCTGGGTATAAAGGGGAAAAG GGCTCTCGAGGTGATCGTGGGGAGAGTGGAATGAAAGGCGACAAG GGTGCGATGGGTTTCCCAGGAATGCTTGGACAGAAA GGTGAAATGGGTCCAAAAGGAGAACCTGGGATCTCAGGAAACAGAGGACCCACTGGCCGACCCGGGAAGAGAGGCAAGCAG GGAATGAAAGGAGACACAGGCAGTGTTGGTCCAATGGGACCTGCAGGTCCACAGGGAACTCCAGGCCACCCCGGTCCTCCTGGTTCACCTGCCACAG GACTCTACATGGTTGGAACAAAGGGTGCACGTGGTCCACCTGGGCCTCCTGGAAAGTGTAACTGCGGCTCTCTTAGTAATGCTCCATTTGATGATTATCCTTCCAGAGGAAACTATCCCAAAGTGCCAGCG ATATTCGTCGTGAGCAATGAGGAAGAACTGGAGCGTCTTCACACAGATAACGCTCTCGCATTCCGCAAAGACCAGAGATCTCTCTATTTCAAAGACATTGATGGCTGGCTGCCAATCCAG ACTTTTCCATTCCAGCTGACGCCGTTCCAGTCCATGGAAAACGCACCTGATGATGAAGGTTACTGTGGTGACGGGATAGTGCAGATTTCCAATGGAGAGGAGTGTGACGACAGGAACAGAGTCGTCACTGATGGCTGTGTCA AGTGTAAACACGCATACTGTGGAGACGGATACCGTTATGAGggggctgaggagtgtgatggAAAGGACTTTGGATACCAGACATGTAATTCATATCTTCCAGG GTCATATGGTCACCTCAAGTGCACACCACACTGTGTTATTGACTCCACAAACTGCAAGTACTTCACTTGA